One Micromonospora craniellae genomic region harbors:
- a CDS encoding dihydrolipoamide acetyltransferase family protein — MSEQIFLLPDLGEGLAEAEIVQWRVAVGDVVTVDQSVVEVETAKAVVDVPCPYAGRVVALHGAEGEVRPVGQPLITVAEPVADGSTEPAGHAVYREEERAGSGNVLIGYGTGHGGTRRRRRPRLAPAAHASAPGAAVTGTAVANSAAPAVPVGADPSATPPLVISPIVRRLAREHGVDLTLLRGTGPGGVVRRADVEAAAGVTASDRSTPGTTATDRSTPGLLAGPPPSHVGLAPADARDQVIPLTGVRRVIADKLSRSRREIPEVTIWVDVDATALLSTRAAINAARPDRPVSILALLARICLSGLRRYPQLNARVDTEGQRIVQSAAVHLGIAAQTDRGLVVPVLRDADRHTTAELAAELAATTTAARAGELPPTRLTGGTFTLNNYGVFGVDGSTPIINHPEAALLGVGRIVDKPWVVDGDLAVRKVTQLSLTFDHRVCDGGVAGGFLRHVADCVEQPALLIAAV; from the coding sequence ATGAGCGAGCAGATCTTCCTGTTGCCCGACCTCGGTGAGGGGCTCGCCGAGGCGGAGATCGTGCAGTGGCGGGTCGCGGTCGGCGATGTCGTCACCGTGGACCAGAGCGTGGTCGAGGTGGAGACGGCCAAGGCGGTCGTGGACGTGCCCTGCCCGTACGCCGGCCGGGTCGTGGCCCTGCACGGCGCGGAGGGTGAGGTGCGTCCGGTCGGCCAGCCGCTGATCACGGTGGCCGAGCCGGTCGCCGACGGTTCGACCGAGCCCGCCGGTCACGCGGTCTACCGCGAGGAGGAGCGGGCCGGCTCGGGCAACGTGCTGATCGGGTACGGCACCGGGCACGGCGGCACGCGCCGCCGTCGACGCCCCCGCCTCGCCCCGGCCGCGCACGCCTCCGCGCCGGGGGCGGCGGTCACCGGTACGGCGGTGGCGAACAGCGCGGCCCCGGCTGTCCCCGTCGGTGCGGACCCGTCCGCGACGCCGCCGCTGGTCATCTCGCCGATCGTGCGGCGGCTGGCCCGCGAGCACGGCGTCGACCTGACCTTGCTGCGTGGCACCGGCCCCGGCGGTGTGGTCCGGCGTGCCGACGTGGAGGCGGCGGCTGGTGTGACCGCGTCGGACCGGTCGACGCCGGGTACGACCGCGACGGACCGGTCGACGCCGGGTCTGCTGGCCGGGCCGCCGCCGTCGCACGTCGGACTCGCTCCGGCCGACGCGCGGGACCAGGTGATCCCCCTGACCGGTGTCCGCCGGGTGATCGCCGACAAGCTCTCCCGTAGCCGGCGGGAGATCCCGGAGGTGACCATCTGGGTCGACGTGGACGCCACCGCGCTGCTGAGCACCCGGGCCGCGATCAACGCCGCGCGACCGGACCGACCGGTGAGCATCCTGGCGCTGCTCGCCCGGATCTGCCTGTCCGGGCTGCGCCGGTACCCGCAGCTCAACGCCCGGGTGGACACCGAGGGGCAGCGGATCGTCCAGTCCGCCGCGGTGCACCTGGGCATCGCCGCCCAGACCGATCGTGGCCTGGTCGTGCCGGTGCTGCGTGACGCCGACCGGCACACCACCGCCGAGTTGGCCGCCGAACTGGCGGCGACCACGACCGCGGCGCGGGCCGGTGAGCTGCCGCCGACCCGGCTCACCGGCGGCACGTTCACGCTCAACAACTACGGGGTGTTCGGTGTCGACGGCTCCACCCCGATCATCAACCACCCGGAGGCCGCGCTGCTCGGGGTGGGCCGCATCGTGGACAAGCCGTGGGTGGTGGACGGAGACCTGGCGGTGCGCAAGGTGACGCAGCTCAGCCTCACCTTCGACCACCGGGTATGCGACGGAGGCGTCGCCGGCGGCTTCCTGCGACACGTCGCCGACTGCGTCGAGCAACCCGCGCTGCTGATCGCCGCCGTCTGA
- a CDS encoding L,D-transpeptidase encodes MNLRGRLALLTVAVAAAPLALGACTDDRRTAEGRPAAPELAVTPAEGARDVPISGEIGTTVKHGRVTDVRITDDMGGKVAAEPREDGTGWVPTKVLKPKRTYTAEVTVTGEKGQTVTRKTTFTTQPKSAKPAITSTLYFAGNRTYGTAMPVTVAFDPPIPKEARADVQRRLFVKTEPAQPGTWSWVSDGSQAYYRAPDFWRPGTSISVRAALEGLPIGKENVGDADRRATSKIGRQVALEIDNATKQMSVIRDGKLLRKLPVSLGKPSTPTSSGKMVIMEKHDFTTFDTTGSADPYVVDVEDAQRLTWGGEFIHGAPWSEGDQGYTNVSHGCTNLSAVNADWLMGVTQVGDLVTVKGTEVELGEGNGWTAWNVGWDQFARGSALPVPAGLGPAPTTPADPGAVAGGGSPEPQPSASGG; translated from the coding sequence ATGAACCTGAGGGGGCGATTGGCGCTGCTGACGGTGGCCGTCGCAGCGGCACCGCTGGCACTCGGCGCGTGCACGGACGATCGGAGGACCGCCGAGGGGCGACCGGCGGCTCCGGAACTCGCCGTGACGCCTGCGGAGGGCGCGCGGGACGTACCGATCAGCGGTGAGATCGGCACCACGGTCAAGCACGGGCGGGTCACCGACGTGCGGATCACCGACGACATGGGCGGGAAGGTCGCGGCCGAGCCGCGCGAGGACGGCACGGGCTGGGTGCCGACCAAGGTGTTGAAGCCCAAGCGGACGTACACCGCCGAGGTCACGGTGACCGGTGAGAAGGGACAGACGGTCACCCGGAAGACGACCTTCACGACGCAGCCGAAATCAGCCAAACCGGCGATCACCAGTACGCTCTATTTTGCCGGCAATCGGACGTACGGAACGGCCATGCCGGTAACCGTCGCGTTCGACCCGCCCATTCCGAAGGAGGCCAGGGCGGATGTGCAACGTCGTCTGTTCGTGAAGACGGAACCGGCGCAACCGGGCACCTGGTCCTGGGTGTCCGACGGTAGTCAGGCCTATTACCGAGCGCCCGACTTCTGGCGGCCCGGCACGTCGATCAGCGTCCGTGCCGCGCTGGAGGGCCTGCCGATCGGCAAGGAGAACGTCGGCGACGCCGACCGGCGGGCCACGTCGAAGATCGGTCGGCAGGTGGCGCTGGAGATCGACAACGCGACCAAGCAGATGTCGGTGATCCGGGACGGGAAGCTGCTGCGCAAGCTCCCGGTCAGTCTCGGCAAGCCGAGCACGCCGACCTCCAGCGGCAAGATGGTGATCATGGAGAAGCACGACTTCACCACGTTCGACACCACGGGCTCGGCCGACCCGTACGTCGTCGACGTCGAGGACGCGCAGCGGCTCACCTGGGGTGGCGAGTTCATCCACGGCGCGCCCTGGTCGGAGGGGGACCAGGGGTACACCAACGTGTCGCACGGGTGCACCAACCTCTCCGCGGTCAACGCCGACTGGCTGATGGGCGTCACCCAGGTCGGCGACCTGGTCACCGTCAAGGGCACCGAGGTCGAACTCGGCGAGGGCAACGGCTGGACGGCGTGGAACGTCGGCTGGGACCAGTTCGCCAGGGGCAGCGCGCTGCCCGTACCGGCCGGGTTGGGGCCGGCGCCGACCACACCGGCGGACCCGGGCGCGGTGGCCGGCGGCGGCTCGCCGGAGCCGCAGCCCTCCGCCAGCGGGGGCTGA
- a CDS encoding STAS domain-containing protein — protein sequence MPEREERFHVETTVFDDAVCVRVVGAVDIATVAAFRAALWAAPARPELRVDLSEVRVLSAAGVRTLVAARLWVRAQGGQLVLTDPPPVVERVLRATGLRRVIPVVGSCTERVLAGV from the coding sequence ATGCCAGAGCGCGAGGAGCGGTTCCACGTGGAGACGACGGTCTTCGACGACGCGGTGTGCGTCCGCGTGGTCGGTGCCGTCGACATCGCCACCGTCGCGGCCTTCCGCGCGGCCCTCTGGGCGGCGCCGGCCCGGCCGGAGCTGCGGGTGGATCTCTCCGAGGTCCGGGTGCTCTCCGCCGCCGGGGTCCGCACGCTGGTCGCGGCCCGGCTGTGGGTACGGGCGCAGGGTGGCCAACTGGTGTTGACGGACCCGCCACCGGTGGTGGAGCGGGTGCTGCGCGCCACCGGCCTGCGCCGGGTCATCCCGGTCGTCGGCTCGTGCACCGAGCGGGTGCTGGCCGGGGTGTGA
- a CDS encoding FKBP-type peptidyl-prolyl cis-trans isomerase: MNQAASKPEIGPIEGAPPADLVIEDITVGDGPEAQRGQVARVHYVGVSHSTGAEFDASWNRGDAFEFPLGGGRVIAGWDQGVVGMRVGGRRKLTIPPHLGYGSRGAGGVIKPNEALVFVVDLLGVR; the protein is encoded by the coding sequence ATGAACCAGGCAGCGAGCAAGCCCGAGATCGGTCCGATCGAGGGTGCCCCGCCCGCCGACCTCGTGATCGAGGACATCACCGTGGGCGACGGCCCGGAGGCCCAGCGCGGCCAGGTGGCCCGCGTCCACTACGTCGGGGTCTCGCACTCCACCGGCGCCGAGTTCGACGCCTCCTGGAACCGTGGGGACGCCTTCGAGTTCCCGCTCGGCGGTGGCCGGGTCATCGCCGGCTGGGACCAGGGCGTGGTCGGGATGCGGGTCGGCGGCCGGCGCAAGCTGACCATCCCGCCGCACCTGGGCTACGGCAGCCGGGGCGCCGGTGGTGTCATCAAGCCCAACGAGGCCCTGGTCTTCGTGGTCGACCTGCTCGGCGTCCGCTGA
- a CDS encoding DoxX family membrane protein yields the protein MDIMTAMTERNTAAAGTPGAETVREQATRKRATRHLLAGLRLALGWIFLWAFLDKLFGLGFATEGKNAWINGGSPTEGFLSFGVTGPFEGFYQSMAGAVWADWLFMIGLAAIGTALILGIGVRVAAATGGLLLVLMWTAALLPANNPFMDDHLVYAGVLALLAVTNAGDTWGLGRTWARLPIVRRFAWLR from the coding sequence GTGGACATCATGACCGCGATGACGGAGCGGAACACCGCCGCCGCAGGCACCCCGGGGGCCGAGACCGTGCGGGAGCAGGCCACCCGGAAGCGGGCCACCCGTCACCTGCTCGCCGGGCTGCGCCTGGCGCTGGGCTGGATCTTCCTCTGGGCCTTCCTGGACAAGCTGTTCGGCCTGGGATTCGCCACCGAGGGGAAGAACGCCTGGATCAACGGTGGCAGCCCGACCGAGGGCTTCCTCAGCTTCGGCGTCACCGGTCCGTTCGAGGGCTTCTACCAGAGCATGGCCGGGGCGGTCTGGGCCGACTGGCTCTTCATGATCGGCCTGGCCGCGATCGGCACCGCCCTCATCCTCGGTATCGGGGTACGTGTCGCCGCCGCCACCGGTGGCCTGCTGCTGGTGCTGATGTGGACCGCGGCCCTGCTGCCCGCGAACAACCCCTTCATGGACGACCACCTCGTCTACGCCGGGGTGCTGGCCCTGCTCGCGGTGACCAACGCCGGTGACACCTGGGGCCTCGGCCGCACCTGGGCCCGGCTGCCGATCGTCCGGCGATTCGCCTGGCTCCGCTGA
- a CDS encoding helical backbone metal receptor — MRVVSLVPSLTEAVAVTLPGLLVGATDWCTAPADLDVPRVGGSKYPDLDRVRALRPDLVLLNVEENRREDAAALAAAGLPIRITYPRTVDTALTELADLLRDLGARAEPDWLAAARRAWADRPAGLVRHRAVVPVWRRPWVVLGTDTFAGDVLRRLGVANLYAGQPERYPRPTLDQMRATAPDLVVLPDEPYLFTADDGPEAFPGVPCALLSGRHLTWYGPSLAEAPSVLADQLANPVG, encoded by the coding sequence ATGCGGGTGGTGTCCCTGGTGCCCTCGCTGACCGAGGCGGTGGCGGTGACCCTGCCCGGTCTGCTGGTCGGGGCCACCGACTGGTGCACCGCTCCGGCCGACCTGGACGTGCCTCGGGTGGGCGGCAGCAAGTACCCCGACCTCGACCGGGTCCGCGCGTTACGACCGGACCTGGTGCTGCTCAACGTCGAGGAGAACCGGCGCGAGGACGCCGCCGCGCTGGCCGCCGCCGGCCTGCCGATCCGGATCACCTATCCGCGTACGGTGGACACCGCCCTGACCGAACTCGCCGACCTGCTGCGCGACCTGGGTGCGCGCGCCGAACCCGACTGGCTGGCGGCGGCACGGCGGGCCTGGGCCGACCGGCCGGCGGGCCTGGTGCGGCACCGGGCGGTGGTACCGGTGTGGCGGCGTCCCTGGGTGGTCCTCGGCACCGACACCTTCGCCGGTGACGTGCTCCGCCGGCTGGGCGTGGCCAACCTCTACGCCGGGCAGCCGGAACGGTACCCGCGACCGACCCTGGACCAGATGCGCGCCACCGCACCCGATCTGGTCGTGCTGCCGGACGAGCCGTACCTGTTCACCGCCGACGACGGGCCGGAGGCATTTCCGGGCGTACCGTGCGCCCTGCTCTCCGGACGGCACCTGACCTGGTACGGCCCATCGCTGGCCGAGGCGCCGTCGGTGCTGGCCGATCAACTGGCGAATCCCGTCGGCTGA
- a CDS encoding PDDEXK family nuclease, with protein MIVILDSVGRRQDWVDTTMTGDDSWLSTIPAGGRPPVLAREGQRVHAGPRLGEVIRRRPPGLTGNQWNTAARVVLDHVVCADDTGLPQFAVEFRGPAPDASARRVDRIVEAVTASVGLPLLRIGSATLRAADHGPGIVGYVIDARRYADGAAGSDVPAVGFRDIVGRLPDGRTGAVNDLGALARAEAVEAYVARRLADPILRGLHVRWVDGPVEGWSWVEVCPGDFLVERVVLRSYRFSCGVDPARLAEDLAALAVGERLRTLDSDPPAVVGRADLLDDIRRLGQRRDELVNGFAYDQLHQV; from the coding sequence ATGATCGTCATCCTAGACTCGGTCGGTCGACGGCAGGATTGGGTGGATACGACGATGACCGGTGACGACTCGTGGCTGTCGACGATTCCGGCCGGCGGTCGTCCGCCCGTGCTGGCGCGCGAGGGGCAGCGGGTACACGCCGGCCCACGCCTGGGTGAGGTGATCCGGCGCCGCCCGCCGGGGCTCACCGGCAATCAGTGGAACACCGCCGCCCGGGTGGTGCTCGACCACGTGGTCTGCGCGGACGACACCGGGCTTCCGCAGTTCGCGGTCGAGTTCCGGGGACCGGCGCCGGACGCGTCCGCCCGGCGGGTGGACCGGATCGTCGAGGCGGTCACCGCCAGCGTCGGCCTGCCGCTGCTGCGGATCGGCTCGGCCACCCTGCGCGCCGCCGACCACGGGCCGGGCATCGTCGGGTACGTGATCGACGCCCGTCGGTACGCCGACGGCGCCGCCGGGTCGGACGTGCCGGCCGTCGGGTTCCGCGACATCGTCGGCCGGCTGCCGGACGGGCGCACCGGCGCGGTCAACGACCTCGGCGCGCTCGCCCGGGCCGAGGCGGTCGAGGCGTACGTGGCGCGGCGACTGGCGGATCCGATCCTGCGGGGACTGCACGTGCGCTGGGTCGACGGTCCGGTCGAGGGGTGGAGTTGGGTCGAGGTGTGCCCGGGCGACTTCCTGGTGGAACGGGTCGTCCTGCGGTCGTACCGGTTCTCCTGCGGTGTGGATCCGGCGCGACTCGCCGAGGACCTGGCCGCGCTCGCGGTCGGTGAGCGCCTGCGCACCCTGGATTCGGACCCGCCCGCAGTGGTGGGGCGTGCCGATCTGCTCGATGACATCCGGCGGCTCGGGCAGCGTCGCGACGAACTTGTGAACGGTTTCGCCTACGACCAACTCCACCAGGTCTGA
- a CDS encoding histone-like nucleoid-structuring protein Lsr2, producing MAKKVITVLTDDLDGGKADRTVDFSLDGVSYTIDVSDENAGVLRKALDPFINAGRRLGRGSADTGRGPRRVAAAAPGMNREQNRAIREWAVSNGYQISERGRIPVEVVEAYKNR from the coding sequence ATGGCGAAAAAAGTAATCACGGTGCTGACTGACGACCTCGACGGCGGAAAGGCCGATCGGACGGTCGACTTCAGCCTCGATGGCGTGAGCTATACCATCGACGTCTCCGACGAGAACGCGGGTGTCCTGCGCAAGGCGCTGGATCCGTTTATCAATGCGGGCCGACGGCTCGGACGCGGCAGTGCCGACACCGGCCGCGGACCGCGACGCGTCGCGGCAGCGGCACCCGGAATGAACCGCGAGCAGAACCGCGCGATCCGGGAATGGGCGGTCAGCAACGGCTACCAGATTTCCGAACGCGGTCGTATCCCGGTCGAGGTGGTCGAGGCGTACAAGAACCGCTGA
- a CDS encoding DUF5131 family protein, with protein MGDRSAIEWTEATWNPTTGCDRVSRGCDNCYALTLAKRLKAMGQPRYQRDGDLRTSGPGFGLTLHPDSLELPFTWKRPRLVFVNSMSDLFHAQVPVEFVRQVFEVIAATPQHTYQVLTKRARRLRRLGSSLTWPPNLWVGVSVENADVVDRIDDLRGVPAALRFLSCEPLLGPLSDLKLDRIGWVIAGGESGINARPLHQDWVIGLRDQCTRAGVPFFFKQWGGRTPKAGGRELNGRTWDDMPLSLPVS; from the coding sequence ATGGGTGACCGCAGTGCCATCGAATGGACAGAGGCGACGTGGAACCCCACGACGGGCTGTGACCGCGTCAGCCGTGGATGCGACAACTGTTACGCGTTGACGCTGGCCAAGCGGCTCAAGGCGATGGGGCAGCCGAGGTATCAGCGAGACGGAGATCTGCGGACGAGCGGGCCAGGGTTCGGGTTGACTCTTCACCCGGACAGTCTTGAGTTGCCGTTCACCTGGAAGCGGCCCCGGCTCGTGTTCGTCAACTCGATGAGTGACCTGTTCCACGCCCAGGTTCCGGTGGAGTTCGTCCGTCAGGTTTTCGAGGTCATCGCCGCGACTCCGCAGCACACCTATCAGGTGTTGACCAAGCGAGCCCGCCGCCTACGTCGGCTGGGGTCCTCCTTGACCTGGCCGCCCAACCTGTGGGTGGGCGTCTCGGTGGAGAACGCCGATGTAGTGGATCGAATCGATGATCTACGGGGCGTACCAGCGGCGCTGCGGTTCCTGTCATGCGAACCGCTGCTTGGCCCGCTGTCGGACCTGAAGCTCGACCGCATCGGCTGGGTTATCGCCGGCGGCGAGAGCGGCATCAATGCTCGGCCGCTGCACCAGGATTGGGTGATAGGCCTGCGCGATCAGTGCACGCGCGCCGGGGTGCCGTTCTTCTTCAAGCAGTGGGGAGGTCGAACGCCCAAGGCTGGCGGTCGGGAGCTGAACGGCCGTACGTGGGACGACATGCCTCTGAGCCTGCCTGTCTCATGA
- a CDS encoding three-Cys-motif partner protein TcmP — MPVDGPVPWPCAEHTGAKHDIYRRYLERWFPILLAGYPSVTYAEGFAGPGIYSGGEAGSPVIAIRALVQEVSANKGITRFVFIDDDERCVKMLRETLQEAFPVRPRSESAMPVMMGKGTCADDLGVALDQMGAWGQPIFANLDSWGNAPVPFKLLQRLAGNVSTEVIVTLLPQHFVRFVSNMGEAGDDVFGGDPHWRDVVNLPPAAKSRHILTCYRQALEKAGFPYLLDFELIPRNGQPLYLVFGTGHPLGVQKMKDSLWEVDRAQGVGFRDPRDEQAETLFAMDEPLLGPLTRLLQQRLRDSGPVRVEDLRRFALLETVYRPEHVIKALKPLVDNGSVKIADGGRLQRSSFVSL, encoded by the coding sequence ATGCCAGTCGACGGTCCGGTGCCATGGCCGTGTGCGGAGCATACGGGTGCCAAACACGACATCTACCGCCGCTACCTTGAGCGATGGTTTCCGATCCTCCTCGCCGGCTATCCCTCTGTCACCTACGCCGAGGGATTCGCCGGGCCTGGCATCTACAGCGGCGGAGAAGCCGGGTCGCCCGTCATCGCGATCCGCGCGCTTGTCCAGGAGGTCTCCGCGAACAAGGGCATCACCCGATTCGTCTTCATCGACGATGACGAGCGCTGCGTCAAGATGCTGCGGGAGACCCTGCAGGAAGCGTTTCCCGTACGACCGCGGTCGGAGAGCGCGATGCCCGTCATGATGGGCAAAGGCACCTGCGCTGACGATCTCGGAGTTGCGCTCGACCAGATGGGTGCCTGGGGACAGCCGATATTCGCGAACCTGGACTCCTGGGGCAACGCGCCGGTGCCCTTCAAGCTGCTGCAGCGTCTCGCCGGCAACGTATCCACCGAGGTCATCGTCACGCTGCTCCCGCAGCACTTCGTTCGATTCGTGAGCAACATGGGTGAGGCGGGTGACGACGTCTTCGGCGGCGACCCGCACTGGCGTGATGTCGTCAACCTGCCGCCAGCGGCGAAGAGTCGGCACATCCTCACCTGCTACCGGCAAGCTCTGGAGAAGGCTGGCTTTCCCTACCTACTGGACTTCGAGCTGATTCCTCGCAATGGCCAACCTCTGTATCTCGTCTTCGGCACCGGGCACCCTCTCGGTGTGCAGAAGATGAAGGACAGCCTCTGGGAGGTGGACCGAGCCCAGGGCGTCGGGTTCCGTGACCCCCGCGACGAACAGGCAGAGACCTTGTTCGCGATGGATGAGCCGCTCCTGGGACCACTGACCCGACTGCTACAGCAGAGGCTGCGTGACAGCGGTCCGGTCCGCGTCGAAGACCTGCGCCGGTTCGCTCTGCTCGAGACGGTGTACCGACCAGAACACGTCATCAAGGCACTGAAGCCGCTCGTCGACAACGGCAGCGTGAAGATTGCAGACGGTGGTCGGCTGCAGAGATCATCCTTCGTCTCGCTGTAG
- a CDS encoding IS256 family transposase — MTITTDAVDTAAVPGDEKAKRPRTKTTPGGVDPALVSQLVTQAREQGLQLSGEGGLLQQLTKIVLESALDGEITDHLGYDKHDQAGANSGNSRNGNRSKTVLTDVGPVQIDVPRDRAGSFEPAIVKKRQRRLSGVEDLVLSLSAKGLTTGEISAHLAEVYGAEVSRQTISTITDKVMDGMTEWQNRPLDPVYPVVFLDAINVKIRDGKVANRPIYVALAVTADGHRDILGLWAGDGGEGAKFWLQICTELKNRGVDDVLMAVCDGLTGLPDAIGEVWPRTVVQTCVVHLLRNSFRYAARQHWDAIAKALKPVYTAPTEAAATERFLEFAEAWSSRYPAIVKLWENAWAEFVPFLAFDAEIRRIICSTNAIESVNARIRRAVRARGHFPNEQAALKCVYLAVMSLDPTGQGRKRWATRWKSALNAFDITFDGRLSAGRK; from the coding sequence ATGACGATCACGACCGATGCGGTGGACACTGCCGCTGTGCCCGGTGACGAGAAGGCCAAGCGGCCGCGTACGAAGACGACGCCAGGGGGTGTCGACCCGGCGCTGGTGTCACAGCTGGTGACCCAGGCTCGTGAGCAGGGGCTGCAGCTGTCCGGTGAGGGTGGGCTGCTGCAGCAGCTGACGAAGATCGTGCTGGAGTCGGCCCTCGATGGTGAGATCACCGACCACCTCGGCTACGACAAACACGACCAGGCCGGCGCGAACTCCGGCAACTCCCGCAACGGCAACCGGTCCAAGACGGTGCTCACCGATGTCGGGCCGGTGCAGATCGACGTGCCACGCGATCGAGCGGGCTCGTTCGAACCGGCCATCGTCAAGAAGCGTCAGCGCAGGTTGTCCGGGGTGGAGGACCTGGTGCTGTCGCTGTCGGCGAAGGGCCTGACCACCGGCGAGATCTCCGCGCATCTGGCCGAGGTCTACGGCGCCGAGGTCTCCCGCCAGACGATCTCCACCATCACCGACAAGGTGATGGACGGTATGACCGAGTGGCAGAACCGGCCCCTCGATCCGGTCTACCCGGTGGTCTTCCTCGACGCCATCAACGTCAAGATCAGGGACGGGAAGGTCGCCAACCGGCCGATCTACGTCGCTCTCGCGGTCACCGCCGACGGCCACCGAGACATCCTCGGCCTGTGGGCCGGCGACGGCGGGGAGGGCGCCAAGTTCTGGCTGCAGATCTGCACCGAACTGAAGAACCGGGGCGTCGACGACGTGCTCATGGCCGTCTGTGACGGACTGACCGGCCTGCCGGATGCCATCGGAGAGGTCTGGCCCCGCACCGTGGTCCAGACCTGCGTGGTGCACCTGCTCAGGAACTCGTTCCGCTACGCGGCCCGCCAGCACTGGGACGCGATTGCCAAGGCACTCAAACCGGTCTACACCGCACCGACCGAGGCCGCCGCTACCGAACGATTCCTCGAGTTCGCCGAGGCATGGAGCAGCCGCTACCCGGCGATCGTGAAGCTGTGGGAGAACGCCTGGGCCGAGTTCGTGCCGTTCCTGGCCTTCGACGCCGAGATCCGCCGGATCATCTGCTCCACCAACGCCATCGAAAGCGTCAACGCCCGCATCCGCCGCGCCGTCCGCGCCCGCGGACACTTCCCCAACGAGCAAGCCGCCCTCAAGTGCGTCTACCTCGCGGTGATGAGCCTCGACCCGACCGGGCAAGGCCGCAAACGCTGGGCCACCCGCTGGAAGAGCGCACTCAACGCCTTCGACATCACCTTCGACGGACGCCTGTCCGCCGGCCGCAAGTAG
- a CDS encoding roadblock/LC7 domain-containing protein: MTHALVAAENLNAALDDIVDRVPGAKFAVVLSPDGIMLGASRGIDEEIAEQLSSVVCGLQALGLAVARLCGDGELHQVVVQMSRAFLFHATTGNGAILTVGIDGSAEVGDMAYEVALFCAKAGHHLPVYVEPAPKVGAR; this comes from the coding sequence ATGACCCATGCCCTGGTCGCCGCCGAGAACCTCAACGCCGCGCTCGACGACATCGTGGATCGTGTGCCTGGTGCCAAGTTCGCGGTGGTGCTCTCCCCGGACGGCATCATGCTGGGGGCGTCGCGGGGCATCGACGAGGAGATCGCCGAGCAACTGTCCAGTGTGGTCTGTGGGCTTCAGGCGCTGGGCCTTGCCGTTGCCCGATTGTGCGGTGACGGTGAGCTGCACCAGGTGGTGGTGCAGATGTCGCGGGCGTTCCTGTTCCATGCCACCACCGGCAACGGGGCGATCCTCACCGTCGGCATCGACGGCTCGGCCGAGGTCGGGGACATGGCGTACGAGGTCGCCCTGTTCTGTGCCAAAGCCGGACATCACCTGCCGGTGTACGTGGAGCCGGCGCCCAAGGTGGGCGCGCGGTGA